A window of the Cicer arietinum cultivar CDC Frontier isolate Library 1 chromosome 6, Cicar.CDCFrontier_v2.0, whole genome shotgun sequence genome harbors these coding sequences:
- the LOC101501618 gene encoding dof zinc finger protein DOF3.6-like, giving the protein MVFSSIPGYIDPPNWHQQQNHHLQGNGSDNNTQLLPPLPPQVGGSTGVGGGNIIGSIRPNSMADRARLAKLPPPEPALKCPRCDSTNTKFCYFNNYSLTQPRHFCKTCRRYWTRGGALRNVPVGGGCRRNNKKNKRSRSKSPSTATNSEKLQTTSANIPSSHHEIIGQLPPHQITNLPFMASLQNLSRYTVGNMNLGNLQQQQETDHMGFQIGSVSAGNNNIGVEQQWRNLQQFPFLNTFESSNSAGNNSYPFQGESNIEASASVFVGDTGSNSRVNNNTQQPPVKMEENGGLNLSRTSLGITEHNQQYFSWNDLSGSSTNHHLL; this is encoded by the exons ATGGTTTTCTCTTCTATTCCAGGCTATATAGATCCTCCCAATTGGCACCAg CAACAAAACCATCATCTTCAAGGAAATGGAAGTGATAACAACACTCAACTCCTTCCACCTTTACCACCTCAAGTGGGAGGTAGTACTGGCGTTGGCGGTGGTAATATTATCGGCTCGATCAGACCAAATTCAATGGCAGATCGAGCTCGTTTAGCAAAATTACCACCGCCAGAGCCAGCGCTAAAGTGTCCACGATGTGACTCAACCAACACTAAGTTTTGCTACTTCAACAACTATAGTCTCACTCAACCTCGTCACTTTTGTAAGACATGTAGACGTTATTGGACAAGAGGGGGTGCACTTAGAAATGTTCCTGTTGGTGGAGGGTGTCGTAGAAAcaacaagaaaaacaaaagaagccGTTCAAAATCACCTTCAACAGCTACAAACTCTGAGAAATTACAAACAACAAGTGCAAATATCCCTTCTTCTCATCATGAGATAATTGGTCAGTTACCACCACATCAAATTACAAATCTACCCTTCATGGCTTCTCTTCAGAATCTGAGTCGTTATACAGTTGGAAACATGAATCTTGGTAATTTGCAGCAACAACAAGAAACAGATCATATGGGGTTTCAAATTGGTTCTGTTTCTGCAGGTAATAATAATATTGGAGTTGAACAACAGTGGCGTAatttgcagcaatttccattcTTGAATACTTTTGAATCATCAAATTCTGCTGGAAATAATTCATACCCTTTTCAAGGAGAAAGTAATATTGAAGCTTCAGCTTCTGTATTTGTTGGAGATACAGGATCGAATTCTAGGGTTAATAATAATACTCAACAACCACCAGTTAAAATGGAAGAAAATGGAGGTTTGAATTTGTCAAGAACTTCACTTGGTATCACTGAACATAACCAACAATACTTTTCATGGAATGATCTATCAGGTTCTTCAACTAATCATCATCTCTTGTAA